Proteins from a single region of Congzhengia minquanensis:
- a CDS encoding PolC-type DNA polymerase III has product MAGLMVELAGEEFAAQYQTTHITSCKVKKEDMSMHIDIMSDVFPCSFPLDAFKEKIIQKFGIANIKFSLGFKNFELTKENLPMFYDQFREMLCAKHQALTNILTGSSAELDQNVLHIKLRFGGEKTLVEQHIDAAAEELIQSAFHKELKVVFESILKDETEIFEKLEQEKSKMVAGSAEIANKINEKKATKAVSKVKDEEEKDTNIFIGRDFSGDVTKMCDINEYSGKVIVSGSIISTETKEIKNDKVIFFIYITDGTGSVMCKCFMENAKYKVLKDKLKSAKAVCIRGLAQYDSFEREVTIKLDDMKLAKVTQKQDNADEKRVELHAHTVMSAMDSVAKTGDLIKLAASWGHKAIAITDHGVVQAYPDAFSAGEKNGIKILYGMEGYLMGESAKLVYDEKDMALTGSFVVFDIETTGFSAKFDEIIEIAGIKVVNGKMTDRFSKFIQPTRTIPPHITELTRITNDMVKNAEPVEVVLKEFLSFCEGCVLVAHNATFDVGFLKKFSEKLSLDFDYCYIDTVGLSRRLIKKIKRHKLNNVAKALGFTFEGHHRAINDTEITAKIFITFLDMMKREGVDNVADINKVLLDDSVVKYTDLYHIILLAKNMTGLHNLYKLVSASHLDNFYKKPRLARDVLEKHREGLIIGSACEAGELYSAILSGKRIDEIEAIARFYDYLEIQPLGNNEFMIRNQTVSTHEDLKLINREIVELGEKLEKPVVATCDVHFINPEDAVYREVLFTGQDYEDASNQAPLYFRTTEEMLEEFAYLGKKKAYEVVVENTNKIADMVEEIRPIPKETYPPEMPGATEDIQRMSDAKAHELYGDVLPDIVRERMDKELVPIIKYGFSVMYMIAQKLVTKSLSDGYLVGSRGSVGSSFIAYLIGITEINSLPPHYICRNCKNVEFITDGTFGCGADMPDKICPVCGEKYAKEGYDIPFETFLGFDGDKEPDIDLNFSGEYQSVAHKYTEELFGVGHVYRAGTIGTFAENTAFGYVRKYSEKTGKNLNKAETMRLINGIVGVKRTTGQHPGGVMIVPKANEIYQFSPIQHPANDNETDIITTHFDYHSISGKLLKLDILGHDDPTMIRMLEDLTGLDAKTIPIDDKPTMSLFTGTEALGATAEEIGSIVGTYAVPEFGTKFVRQMLLDTKPTTFGELMRISGLSHGTDVWNNNAQDLVRDGTATLSEVICTRDDIMLYLLHHNLPPLNSFKIMEKVRKGKGLEPEDEKLMRENNVPEWYITSCKKIKYMFPKAHAAAYVTMAFRIAYFKVHYPIAFYITYFTVRATDFDADLMLRGKERVVSAISELNDKPDLTQKEKNLITILEVVNEMYARKISFLPVDLYKSDATRFLEEDGAIRPPLNAISGISDAVGQSIVDAREEAEGPFLSVEELMKRAKIGAAVVEKMKEYDILKGIPDTSQVSLFDL; this is encoded by the coding sequence ATGGCAGGTTTAATGGTTGAACTGGCAGGAGAGGAATTTGCTGCCCAATATCAAACGACGCACATTACAAGCTGTAAGGTGAAAAAAGAAGATATGTCCATGCATATTGATATCATGTCTGACGTGTTTCCATGCAGCTTTCCCCTTGATGCCTTCAAAGAAAAAATTATTCAAAAGTTTGGCATTGCCAATATAAAGTTTTCTCTGGGGTTTAAAAATTTTGAATTGACAAAAGAAAATTTACCGATGTTTTATGACCAGTTTCGTGAAATGCTGTGTGCAAAACACCAGGCGCTAACAAATATTTTGACCGGCAGCTCTGCAGAGCTTGACCAAAACGTTTTACATATTAAGCTGCGGTTTGGCGGCGAGAAAACGCTTGTGGAACAGCATATTGACGCGGCGGCGGAGGAATTAATTCAGTCCGCGTTTCATAAGGAACTGAAAGTCGTTTTTGAAAGTATATTAAAAGACGAAACCGAAATTTTTGAAAAGCTGGAACAGGAAAAGAGCAAAATGGTTGCCGGTTCTGCTGAAATTGCCAACAAAATAAATGAGAAAAAAGCAACAAAAGCCGTTTCAAAGGTGAAAGACGAGGAAGAAAAAGACACAAATATTTTTATTGGCAGGGACTTTTCCGGCGACGTTACTAAAATGTGCGATATTAACGAATACAGCGGGAAAGTCATCGTATCTGGCTCTATTATTTCCACAGAAACAAAGGAAATTAAAAACGATAAGGTCATATTTTTTATTTACATAACCGACGGCACGGGTTCCGTTATGTGCAAATGCTTTATGGAAAATGCAAAATATAAAGTGCTGAAGGACAAGCTGAAATCAGCAAAGGCTGTTTGCATCCGCGGTTTGGCACAGTATGATTCCTTTGAGCGGGAAGTCACCATAAAGTTAGATGATATGAAACTGGCAAAGGTCACTCAAAAGCAAGATAACGCAGACGAAAAGCGTGTGGAGCTTCACGCCCATACAGTGATGTCCGCAATGGATTCCGTTGCAAAAACCGGCGACTTAATTAAGCTTGCCGCCTCCTGGGGGCACAAAGCCATTGCCATTACAGACCATGGCGTGGTGCAGGCGTATCCCGATGCATTTTCAGCCGGAGAAAAGAACGGTATTAAAATTTTATACGGCATGGAAGGCTATCTCATGGGGGAAAGCGCAAAGCTTGTCTATGATGAAAAGGATATGGCGCTTACGGGCAGCTTTGTGGTGTTCGACATTGAAACAACAGGCTTCAGCGCTAAGTTTGATGAAATTATTGAAATTGCAGGCATTAAAGTTGTAAACGGAAAAATGACGGACCGTTTTTCAAAATTTATCCAACCAACCCGCACAATTCCGCCTCATATTACGGAGCTTACCCGCATCACCAACGACATGGTAAAAAATGCAGAGCCGGTGGAAGTTGTTTTAAAGGAATTTTTGTCGTTTTGCGAGGGCTGTGTTTTGGTTGCGCACAACGCAACCTTTGATGTTGGCTTTTTAAAAAAGTTCAGCGAAAAGCTTTCGCTTGATTTTGATTATTGCTATATTGATACTGTGGGCTTAAGCAGAAGACTCATTAAAAAAATTAAGCGTCACAAGCTGAACAATGTTGCAAAGGCTTTGGGCTTTACATTTGAAGGGCACCACAGAGCTATTAACGACACAGAAATTACGGCAAAAATTTTTATTACATTTTTAGATATGATGAAGCGCGAAGGTGTTGATAATGTTGCGGACATCAATAAGGTTTTATTGGATGACTCTGTTGTAAAATATACAGATTTATACCATATCATTCTGCTGGCAAAGAATATGACCGGTCTACATAACCTTTATAAACTTGTGTCTGCCTCCCACCTTGACAACTTTTATAAAAAACCGCGGCTGGCAAGGGATGTGCTTGAAAAGCACCGCGAGGGATTAATTATTGGCAGCGCCTGTGAAGCGGGAGAGCTTTATAGCGCAATTCTGTCGGGTAAGCGGATTGACGAGATTGAAGCCATCGCGCGGTTTTATGACTATCTTGAAATTCAGCCCCTTGGCAACAATGAATTTATGATTCGGAACCAAACGGTTTCGACCCATGAGGACTTAAAGCTCATAAACCGCGAAATTGTTGAGCTGGGCGAAAAGCTGGAAAAACCCGTTGTGGCCACCTGCGACGTGCATTTTATCAATCCTGAGGACGCAGTTTACCGCGAGGTGCTGTTTACCGGTCAGGATTATGAAGATGCGTCTAACCAGGCGCCGCTGTATTTCCGTACTACCGAAGAAATGCTGGAGGAATTTGCATATCTCGGCAAGAAAAAGGCCTATGAAGTTGTTGTGGAAAATACAAATAAAATTGCAGATATGGTGGAAGAAATCCGTCCTATCCCAAAAGAAACCTATCCGCCGGAAATGCCAGGCGCTACGGAGGATATTCAACGCATGTCGGACGCGAAAGCCCATGAGCTGTATGGCGATGTGCTGCCCGACATTGTGCGGGAGCGGATGGATAAAGAACTTGTGCCCATTATTAAATACGGCTTTTCTGTTATGTATATGATTGCGCAGAAGCTGGTAACAAAATCGCTGAGCGACGGATACCTGGTGGGCTCCCGTGGCTCGGTTGGTTCGTCTTTCATTGCATATTTAATCGGCATTACAGAAATTAATTCGCTTCCGCCGCACTATATATGCAGAAATTGTAAGAATGTGGAGTTTATCACCGACGGCACCTTTGGCTGCGGTGCGGACATGCCGGACAAAATTTGCCCTGTTTGCGGCGAGAAATATGCCAAAGAGGGATATGATATTCCCTTTGAAACGTTTTTAGGGTTTGACGGCGACAAAGAGCCGGATATTGACCTAAACTTTTCCGGCGAATATCAAAGTGTTGCCCATAAATATACGGAAGAGCTGTTCGGCGTGGGGCACGTATACCGCGCAGGAACCATTGGCACTTTTGCAGAAAACACCGCCTTTGGCTATGTACGAAAATACAGCGAAAAGACGGGGAAGAACTTAAACAAGGCTGAAACCATGCGTCTGATAAACGGTATTGTGGGGGTAAAAAGAACCACGGGCCAGCACCCCGGCGGTGTTATGATTGTTCCGAAGGCCAACGAGATTTATCAGTTTTCTCCCATTCAGCACCCGGCAAACGACAACGAAACCGATATTATCACCACACACTTTGATTACCACTCCATCAGCGGAAAGCTGTTAAAGCTTGATATTCTGGGACACGACGATCCGACAATGATAAGAATGCTCGAGGATTTAACGGGATTAGACGCAAAAACCATTCCCATTGATGACAAACCCACCATGAGCCTGTTTACCGGGACCGAGGCGCTGGGTGCAACAGCAGAGGAAATCGGCAGCATTGTGGGGACTTATGCCGTTCCGGAGTTTGGAACTAAATTTGTCCGTCAAATGCTCTTAGACACGAAACCGACTACCTTTGGGGAACTGATGCGGATTTCAGGCCTTTCTCACGGGACAGATGTATGGAACAACAACGCTCAGGATTTGGTGCGTGACGGAACGGCTACGCTTTCTGAGGTGATTTGTACCAGGGACGACATTATGCTCTATTTGCTCCATCATAATCTGCCGCCTTTAAACTCTTTTAAAATTATGGAAAAGGTGAGAAAGGGCAAAGGGTTAGAGCCGGAAGACGAAAAGCTGATGCGGGAAAACAATGTTCCCGAATGGTACATAACATCGTGTAAAAAGATTAAGTATATGTTCCCGAAAGCCCACGCGGCAGCCTATGTAACCATGGCGTTTCGAATTGCATATTTTAAGGTTCACTATCCAATTGCTTTTTATATTACCTATTTTACCGTTCGGGCTACAGATTTTGACGCGGATTTAATGCTTCGCGGCAAGGAGCGCGTTGTGTCCGCAATTAGTGAATTAAACGACAAACCGGATTTAACACAAAAAGAAAAAAACTTAATTACAATTCTTGAAGTTGTAAATGAAATGTATGCCAGGAAAATATCGTTTCTGCCTGTGGATTTGTACAAATCTGACGCTACCAGGTTTTTGGAGGAGGACGGGGCAATCCGGCCGCCGCTGAACGCCATCAGCGGCATATCCGACGCCGTGGGGCAGAGTATTGTTGACGCGAGGGAGGAGGCCGAGGGGCCGTTCCTTTCTGTGGAAGAACTGATGAAACGCGCGAAAATCGGCGCGGCAGTTGTGGAAAAAATGAAAGAATATGATATATTAAAAGGCATACCCGATACCAGTCAGGTGAGCCTGTTTGACTTATGA
- the pyk gene encoding pyruvate kinase — protein sequence MRKTKIICTLGPASRSEQVIAGMLKSGLDVARINFSHGTHEYHKETIELFRKVRDKMGVPAAVMLDTKGPEIRLGNFKNHKEILENGAVFTLTSDEYDGDAKKVSVTYKDLPKQLTPGNKVLIDDGRIHLEVTQVQKNDIICKVISGGEVSDHKGVNIPNVHLNIPYLGRADEQDLVFGVEQDVDFIAASFVRSKEDVIALRNFLDYHGGYNIKIISKIENIEGVNNFDEILSHSDGIMVARGDMGVEIEFEKLPGLQKKFIRKCYQAGKMVITATQMLESMIHSTTPTRAEITDVANAVFDGTSAIMLSGETAIGDHPELVVQVMASIALQAEKDAFDMDIYKDVQYDIDMNDTTNAICDAACTTARDVKATAIIAITKSGYTARRVSKFRPREIIIATTPSEKTYHQLTLSWGVYPVKALYQYDANVLFHHSVACAKRFGFIKDNDRVVITAGADGTTDILKVQTVTDARK from the coding sequence ATGCGAAAAACGAAAATTATTTGTACATTGGGGCCTGCCTCCCGCAGCGAACAGGTGATTGCCGGCATGCTGAAAAGCGGATTGGACGTGGCGAGAATTAACTTTTCCCACGGAACCCACGAATATCATAAAGAAACAATTGAACTGTTCCGCAAAGTGCGGGACAAAATGGGCGTTCCTGCGGCCGTTATGCTGGATACAAAGGGGCCCGAGATCCGGCTTGGCAATTTTAAAAACCACAAGGAAATTCTTGAAAACGGAGCTGTGTTTACGCTCACCTCTGATGAGTATGACGGCGACGCAAAAAAGGTTTCTGTCACATATAAAGACCTGCCAAAACAGCTTACGCCCGGAAATAAGGTGCTGATTGACGACGGCAGAATTCATCTTGAAGTGACCCAGGTTCAGAAAAACGATATTATCTGCAAGGTTATCTCCGGCGGCGAGGTCTCCGACCACAAGGGAGTTAATATTCCCAATGTCCATTTGAATATTCCGTATTTAGGCCGGGCAGATGAACAGGACTTAGTATTCGGCGTGGAACAGGACGTAGATTTTATTGCCGCTTCGTTTGTGCGTTCAAAGGAAGACGTAATTGCCCTCCGTAACTTCTTAGACTATCACGGCGGCTACAATATAAAAATTATTTCAAAGATTGAAAACATAGAAGGCGTAAATAATTTTGACGAAATATTAAGCCATTCTGATGGGATCATGGTTGCCCGAGGGGACATGGGTGTGGAAATTGAATTTGAAAAGCTGCCTGGCCTGCAGAAAAAATTCATTCGGAAATGCTATCAGGCAGGGAAAATGGTCATCACGGCAACCCAGATGTTAGAGTCGATGATTCACTCCACTACGCCTACCAGAGCAGAAATTACAGACGTTGCCAACGCTGTGTTCGACGGCACCTCGGCCATAATGCTTTCCGGTGAAACCGCCATTGGCGACCATCCGGAACTGGTTGTTCAGGTTATGGCCAGCATTGCCCTCCAGGCAGAAAAAGACGCCTTTGATATGGATATATACAAGGACGTGCAATATGATATTGACATGAACGACACAACAAATGCAATTTGTGACGCGGCCTGCACCACGGCACGGGACGTGAAAGCAACCGCCATCATTGCTATAACAAAATCGGGTTATACCGCACGGCGGGTTTCGAAGTTCCGCCCGCGGGAAATTATCATCGCCACAACGCCATCAGAAAAAACATACCACCAGTTAACGCTTTCCTGGGGGGTGTATCCTGTAAAAGCACTGTATCAGTATGACGCCAATGTGCTCTTTCATCATTCCGTTGCCTGTGCAAAACGGTTTGGTTTTATCAAAGATAACGACAGGGTTGTGATTACTGCCGGTGCCGACGGCACCACCGATATTTTAAAGGTGCAGACAGTTACTGACGCAAGAAAATAA
- a CDS encoding DNA internalization-related competence protein ComEC/Rec2 — MTVKRPMLWLSVSVVAGMYLLAVLGPDVSFAVIFCAVLTALVLFFKTRKLFPNLILAASLVLFCTGAVLYGIADDISTRPLYPYCGEPVLLTGEIDEEPEISDRYVRFLLQATSVSTGRDESEAIDEKISVICFFNDGRRNFPVPNRGDILMAECEVAVPDGAMNTGGFDYARYLKSKGVYFQAVANTENLHITGHNAHPVSDAVYQFRNKCASLFDTAFPGKEGGVLKAYVMGDKSSISPEVSDIFSASGLSHVLAVSGMHVAVFLACILALLKFLKISKRKQLVISAGAVILFVVFTGASIATVRAGFVSIFAILAKLVFKRSDSKTALAEAAAILCVFNPLVVFDASFMLSFAAALGILLFADGMSETFSFVYARLKPASKIRAIVKAVCDLTAVGLSANIFIIPILIHLFREFSVMSVIATVVINPVLAPMLVGGLLFVAVGLVSQTIAFPIAGFLYLCAKYMIQTAQIFAGAPFAKLVFGDITPFFLIIYAFAMLVVYFTLVKRNKTGYFISLYSVAALSLTLLCYNISVYHVAEVSFINVGQGDCALIKAPGNCDILIDAGGKKNNNSIGENVVKPYLVQNGVYDIEYAVASHGHEDHVNGITGLLDIMIMKNLIVPEGFGTTTEGAALLEKAKEKDVPVTFFKHGDVLKINDEMKLTAIMPDEKFLSFTKEDNENDRSLLLKLEYGDISFLYTGDLSQEGENYAAALYPELVPANVLKVAHHGSDASNSEKFLDAVGPEFAFIPVGKNSYGHPKQEVLQRLTSRNIEFYRADKNKDVTFYFDNKEIKGIQFDENSAAGGLYELR, encoded by the coding sequence ATGACTGTGAAAAGACCGATGTTATGGCTTTCTGTTTCCGTTGTTGCGGGAATGTATCTGCTGGCTGTTTTAGGACCTGACGTGTCTTTCGCAGTCATTTTTTGCGCTGTTTTAACCGCATTGGTTCTTTTTTTTAAAACGCGGAAGCTGTTTCCAAACCTGATTCTAGCAGCTTCCTTGGTGTTGTTTTGCACAGGTGCCGTTCTTTACGGAATTGCAGATGATATTTCAACAAGGCCGCTGTACCCCTACTGCGGCGAACCGGTGCTTTTAACGGGTGAAATCGATGAAGAGCCAGAAATTTCAGACCGCTATGTCCGTTTCCTTTTGCAGGCCACGTCCGTTTCAACGGGGAGAGATGAATCAGAAGCAATTGATGAAAAAATTTCAGTAATTTGTTTTTTTAACGACGGTAGGCGAAACTTCCCCGTGCCAAACCGCGGTGACATTCTGATGGCAGAGTGTGAAGTTGCGGTACCCGACGGGGCAATGAACACCGGCGGGTTCGACTATGCAAGATATTTAAAATCGAAAGGTGTTTATTTTCAGGCGGTTGCAAACACCGAAAATCTGCATATTACGGGGCATAATGCGCACCCCGTTTCTGATGCTGTTTATCAATTCCGAAATAAATGCGCTTCGCTTTTTGACACCGCATTTCCGGGAAAGGAAGGCGGTGTTTTGAAAGCATATGTTATGGGGGACAAGTCGTCGATTTCACCCGAGGTTTCGGATATATTCTCCGCCAGCGGCCTGTCCCATGTTCTGGCGGTATCCGGTATGCACGTTGCAGTTTTTCTGGCGTGCATTCTTGCTCTTTTAAAGTTTTTAAAAATTTCTAAACGAAAACAGCTTGTCATTTCCGCTGGCGCGGTGATTCTGTTTGTCGTTTTTACCGGTGCGTCCATTGCAACTGTCAGGGCCGGATTTGTCAGCATATTCGCTATTTTGGCAAAGCTTGTTTTTAAGCGGTCAGATTCAAAAACAGCACTTGCCGAGGCAGCAGCTATTTTATGTGTATTCAATCCATTGGTGGTGTTTGATGCGTCGTTTATGCTTTCTTTTGCCGCAGCATTGGGCATTTTGTTATTCGCGGACGGTATGTCTGAAACATTTTCATTTGTCTATGCAAGGCTTAAACCGGCCTCTAAAATTCGTGCTATTGTTAAAGCCGTTTGTGATTTAACGGCGGTGGGCCTTTCTGCAAATATTTTTATCATTCCCATCCTGATTCATTTGTTCCGTGAGTTTTCCGTGATGTCTGTTATAGCGACGGTTGTGATTAATCCGGTTTTAGCCCCAATGCTGGTAGGCGGCCTGTTGTTTGTGGCGGTTGGGCTGGTTAGCCAGACAATTGCGTTTCCCATTGCCGGTTTTCTTTATTTGTGCGCAAAATATATGATACAGACGGCTCAAATTTTTGCAGGCGCTCCGTTTGCCAAGCTGGTTTTCGGCGACATCACACCTTTTTTCTTAATAATTTATGCTTTTGCGATGCTCGTGGTTTATTTTACATTGGTAAAGCGCAATAAAACCGGTTACTTTATATCGTTGTATTCTGTTGCAGCGCTTTCCTTAACGCTTCTTTGTTATAATATCTCGGTTTACCACGTGGCAGAGGTGTCTTTTATTAATGTCGGGCAGGGGGACTGTGCCCTGATCAAGGCGCCGGGCAACTGTGATATTTTAATTGATGCCGGCGGTAAGAAAAACAACAATTCCATAGGGGAAAATGTTGTAAAACCCTATCTTGTCCAAAACGGCGTGTATGACATAGAATATGCGGTTGCCAGTCACGGACATGAAGACCATGTAAACGGCATTACAGGCCTTTTAGATATAATGATAATGAAAAACTTGATCGTGCCGGAGGGGTTCGGCACAACAACGGAGGGGGCAGCCCTGTTGGAAAAAGCAAAAGAAAAAGACGTTCCGGTGACTTTTTTTAAGCATGGAGATGTTTTGAAAATCAATGATGAAATGAAGCTTACGGCAATCATGCCGGACGAAAAGTTTCTAAGCTTTACAAAAGAAGACAATGAAAACGACCGTTCACTTTTGTTAAAGCTGGAATATGGAGATATTTCGTTTTTATATACCGGCGATTTATCACAGGAGGGTGAAAATTATGCAGCGGCGCTTTATCCTGAGTTGGTGCCGGCAAATGTTTTAAAAGTTGCACATCATGGCTCAGATGCCTCTAACAGCGAAAAGTTTTTAGATGCTGTAGGACCTGAATTTGCGTTTATCCCGGTGGGGAAAAACAGCTACGGACATCCGAAACAGGAGGTTTTGCAAAGATTAACGTCACGAAATATAGAATTTTATAGAGCAGATAAAAACAAAGATGTGACCTTTTATTTTGACAATAAAGAAATAAAAGGAATTCAATTTGATGAAAATTCGGCTGCGGGAGGGCTATATGAACTACGATGA
- the ispG gene encoding flavodoxin-dependent (E)-4-hydroxy-3-methylbut-2-enyl-diphosphate synthase, with the protein MERRKTKSVKVGKFLISGDAPVTVQSMLNTKNGDAEAAVAQSQALKKVGCDIIRLAVTDEKSLEVVKELKKAIDLPLVADIQFDFRMALGAIAAGIDKIRLNPGNIGSADKVKSVVAAAAERKIPIRVGVNSGSVSKEIAAKYGRYSAEGLVLEAMRHIQILEDCNFEDIVISLKASNVATMIESYRLMASKCSYPLHLGVTEAGTSYSGTIKSAVGIGTLLAEGIGDTIRVSLTDQPEEEIRAGIEILKSLGLKKSGATLVSCPTCSRCSVNLIQIAKEVEERLANMPFPIKVAVMGCVVNGPGEAQDADIGITGANGEGLIFKKGKIIKKVPEDRIVDELFVEIEKLFKER; encoded by the coding sequence GTGGAAAGAAGAAAAACGAAGTCGGTAAAAGTTGGAAAATTTTTGATTAGCGGTGACGCGCCTGTCACCGTGCAGTCAATGCTCAATACAAAAAATGGCGATGCGGAGGCTGCGGTTGCACAGTCACAAGCCTTAAAAAAAGTAGGGTGTGACATTATCCGTCTGGCTGTTACAGATGAGAAAAGCCTTGAAGTTGTAAAGGAATTGAAAAAAGCGATTGATTTGCCTTTGGTTGCAGATATTCAGTTTGACTTTCGAATGGCTCTTGGAGCAATTGCCGCCGGAATCGATAAAATCAGGCTGAACCCAGGAAATATTGGTTCTGCGGATAAGGTGAAAAGCGTAGTGGCAGCGGCGGCAGAGCGCAAAATACCAATCCGTGTGGGCGTAAACAGCGGTTCTGTTTCTAAAGAAATTGCAGCAAAATATGGCCGTTACAGCGCGGAAGGCCTTGTTTTGGAAGCAATGCGCCACATTCAAATATTGGAAGACTGCAATTTTGAGGACATCGTAATTTCGTTAAAGGCGTCCAATGTTGCAACGATGATTGAAAGTTACAGGCTGATGGCATCAAAATGCAGCTATCCCTTACATTTAGGCGTTACCGAGGCAGGAACAAGCTATTCCGGCACAATTAAGTCTGCTGTTGGTATTGGAACGCTGTTGGCAGAGGGAATTGGCGACACCATCCGCGTGTCGCTGACCGACCAGCCAGAGGAAGAAATTCGTGCTGGGATTGAAATTTTAAAATCGCTGGGCCTAAAAAAAAGCGGTGCAACACTGGTTTCGTGCCCTACCTGTTCGCGTTGCAGCGTCAACCTCATACAAATTGCAAAAGAGGTGGAGGAGCGGCTTGCAAACATGCCGTTTCCTATTAAAGTTGCGGTGATGGGCTGCGTTGTAAACGGTCCGGGAGAAGCGCAGGACGCAGATATTGGCATTACCGGAGCAAATGGGGAAGGGCTGATTTTTAAAAAGGGCAAAATTATAAAAAAGGTACCCGAAGATAGAATTGTTGATGAACTATTTGTTGAGATAGAAAAGCTGTTTAAGGAGAGGTAA
- a CDS encoding rod shape-determining protein, which yields MSISGDLGIYIGSATAYGCIRKRGIVFCEPALVAVEPETGRILNAGFEAEELLKHAKIHSRGVYPLADGRLTDYPTFERLVRHVIKRICGTRIFKPRVALCLPDGFTNVECRAAEEAVLSAGGRSVAIVSKMLAAGYGVGVKPDDAQGKMIIHLGGGCTAYAFLASGNVILSETSNLSQNNINSMIYDYIRDKYDMIISGETAESIKNNLGCFYPRDFNLKMNITGKHVTDGTPAYLTVDSNEVYGVMQPAADEFLQMLAKVLKKIPAHFLKAIAKDGVVLTGGGSLLYGIEKLIFKNFSLPAVSDKNAERSVADGFCLMLHSGKLFKQSER from the coding sequence ATGTCAATATCAGGTGACTTGGGAATATACATTGGCTCGGCCACGGCATATGGCTGCATACGCAAACGGGGCATTGTTTTTTGCGAGCCGGCATTGGTGGCCGTGGAGCCAGAAACCGGCAGAATTTTAAATGCCGGTTTTGAAGCGGAAGAACTGTTAAAGCATGCAAAAATACATAGCCGGGGAGTCTATCCTCTGGCAGACGGCAGACTGACTGACTATCCGACCTTTGAACGTCTGGTCAGGCACGTGATAAAACGGATTTGTGGAACAAGAATTTTTAAGCCCAGAGTGGCGCTGTGCCTGCCAGATGGTTTTACCAATGTAGAATGCCGGGCAGCGGAAGAAGCTGTTCTTTCCGCGGGCGGACGAAGTGTCGCCATTGTCAGCAAAATGCTTGCCGCAGGCTATGGAGTTGGAGTAAAACCGGATGACGCTCAGGGCAAAATGATCATTCATCTTGGTGGCGGATGCACGGCTTATGCGTTTCTTGCATCGGGCAATGTTATTTTATCAGAAACTTCAAATTTGTCGCAAAATAACATAAACAGTATGATTTATGACTATATCCGGGACAAATATGATATGATCATCAGCGGAGAAACGGCGGAAAGCATTAAGAACAACCTTGGCTGCTTTTATCCAAGGGACTTTAATTTGAAAATGAACATAACAGGAAAACACGTAACTGATGGAACGCCCGCCTATCTCACCGTGGATTCAAACGAAGTTTATGGCGTGATGCAGCCCGCTGCAGACGAATTTTTACAGATGCTGGCAAAGGTTTTAAAAAAGATTCCGGCACATTTTTTAAAGGCGATAGCAAAAGATGGCGTTGTGCTGACGGGCGGCGGCAGTTTGCTGTATGGGATAGAAAAATTGATTTTTAAAAACTTTTCCTTACCTGCGGTTTCGGACAAAAATGCAGAACGGAGTGTGGCGGACGGCTTCTGCTTAATGCTGCATTCTGGAAAACTTTTTAAACAATCTGAACGATAA